A genomic window from Camelina sativa cultivar DH55 chromosome 2, Cs, whole genome shotgun sequence includes:
- the LOC104737224 gene encoding probable histone H2A.7 isoform X2 has translation METTGKVKKAFGGRKAGGPKTKSVSKSVKAGLQFPVGRITRFLKKGRYAQRLGGGAPVYMAAVLEYLAAEVLELAGNAARDNKKTRIVPRHLLLAIRNDEELGKLLSGVTIAHGGVLPNIHSVLLPKKTASKSTEEKASKSPAKSPKKA, from the exons ATGGAAACCACCGGAAAAGTGAAGAAAGCTTTCGGAGGAAGGAAAGCCGGCGGTCCAAAAACCAAATCGGTTTCGAAGTCGGTCAAAGCCGGTCTCCAATTCCCAGTCGGAAGAATCACTCGTTTCCTGAAGAAAGGACGATACGCTCAGAGACTCGGCGGTGGTGCTCCTGTTTACATGGCCGCCGTCCTCGAATACCTCGCTGCCGAA gTTTTGGAGCTTGCTGGTAACGCTGCGAGAGACAACAAGAAGACGAGGATCGTTCCGAGGCATCTTCTTCTTGCGATAAGGAACGACGAAGAGTTGGGAAAGCTTCTGAGTGGAGTCACGATCGCTCACGGTGGTGTTTTGCCCAACATCCACTCTGTTCTTTTGCCTAAGAAGACTGCTTCCAAATCTACCGAAGAGAAG GCTTCCAAATCTCCAGCCAAATCTCCTAAGAAAGCTTAA
- the LOC104737224 gene encoding probable histone H2A.7 isoform X1, protein MESTGKVKKAFGGRKAGGPKTKSVSKSTKAGLQFPVGRITRFLKKGRYAQRLGGGAPVYMAAVLEYLAAEVLELAGNAARDNKKTRIVPRHLLLAIRNDEELGKLLSGVTIAHGGVLPNIHSVLLPKKTASKSTEEKASKSPAKSPKKA, encoded by the exons ATGGAATCCACCGGAAAAGTGAAGAAAGCTTTCGGAGGAAGGAAAGCCGGTGGTCCAAAAACCAAATCGGTTTCGAAATCGACCAAAGCCGGTCTTCAATTCCCTGTTGGAAGAATCACTCGTTTCCTCAAGAAAGGACGTTACGCTCAGAGGCTAGGCGGTGGTGCTCCGGTTTACATGGCCGCTGTTCTCGAATACCTCGCCGCCGAA GTTTTGGAGCTTGCTGGTAACGCTGCAAGAGATAACAAGAAGACGAGGATCGTTCCGAGGCATCTTCTTCTAGCTATAAGGAACGATGAAGAGTTGGGAAAGCTTCTGAGTGGAGTCACGATCGCACATGGTGGTGTTTTGCCCAATATCCACTCCGTTCTTTTGCCTAAGAAGACTGCTTCCAAATCTACCGAAGAGAAGGCTTCCAAATCTCCAGCCAAATCTCCTAAGAAAGCTTAA
- the LOC104737215 gene encoding probable histone H2A.7 encodes MEATGKVKKAFGRRKAGGPKTKSVSKSVKVGLQFPVGRIGRFLKKGRYAQRISRGAPVYMAAVLEYLAAEVLELAGNAAKDNKKTRIIPRHLLLAIKNDEELGKLLSGVTIAHGGVLPNIHSVLLPKKNAKSTEEKAPKSAAKSPKKA; translated from the exons ATGGAGGCTACCGGAAAAGTGAAGAAAGCTTTCGGAAGAAGGAAAGCCGGCGGTCCCAAAACCAAATCGGTTTCCAAGTCTGTCAAAGTCGGTCTCCAATTCCCTGTGGGAAGAATCGGTCGTTTCCTGAAGAAAGGACGATACGCGCAGAGGATCAGCCGTGGTGCTCCTGTTTACATGGCTGCTGTTCTTGAGTACCTCGCCGCTGAG GTGCTGGAGCTTGCTGGTAACGCTGCTAAAGACAACAAGAAGACGAGGATCATCCCGAGGCATCTTCTTCTTGCGATCAAGAACGATGAAGAGCTGGGAAAGCTTCTGAGTGGAGTCACCATTGCTCACGGTGGTGTTTTGCCTAACATTCACTCTGTGCTTTTGCCTAAGAAGAATGCTAAGTCAACCGAGGAGAAGGCTCCCAAATCTGCAGCCAAGTCTCCTAAGAAAGCTTAA
- the LOC104737256 gene encoding probable histone H2A.7 — METTGKVKRVFGERKAGGPKTKSVSKSVKAGLQFPVGRIGRFLKKGRYAQRIGSGAPVYMAAVLEYLAAEVLELAGNAAKDNKKMRIIPRHLLLAIRKDEELETLLSGVTIAHGGVLPRIHSVLLHKKNAPAKSTKEKASKSPAKSSKKA; from the exons ATGGAGACCACCGGAAAAGTGAAGAGAGTTTTCGGAGAAAGGAAAGCTGGCGGTCCCAAAACCAAATCGGTTTCAAAGTCTGTCAAAGCCGGTCTCCAATTCCCTGTGGGAAGAATTGGTCGTTTCCTGAAGAAAGGTCGATACGCTCAGAGGATTGGCAGTGGTGCTCCCGTTTACATGGCTGCTGTTCTCGAATACCTTGCCGCTGAG GTGTTGGAGCTTGCTGGTAACGCTGCTAAAGACAACAAGAAGATGAGGATCATCCCGAGGCATCTCCTTCTTGCGATCAGGAAAGATGAAGAGCTGGAAACGCTTCTGAGCGGAGTCACCATTGCTCACGGTGGTGTTTTGCCTCGCATTCACTCTGTGCTTTTGCATAAGAAGAATGCTCCTGCTAAGTCAACCAAGGAGAAGGCTTCCAAATCACCAGCCAAGTCTTCTAAGAAAGCTTGA